The following coding sequences lie in one Pseudomonas sp. SL4(2022) genomic window:
- a CDS encoding TRL-like family protein, with protein MLKKIALAAGLVTLLSGCASGLSPVSVGLITDVKGPITATTASGNKTGTACATTIIGLINKGDASIAAAKANGNIGTIATADYHTKGFYPFFGETCVNVTGN; from the coding sequence ATGTTGAAGAAAATTGCTCTGGCTGCCGGCCTGGTTACCCTGCTCAGCGGTTGCGCTTCTGGCCTGTCGCCAGTCAGCGTTGGTCTGATCACCGACGTCAAAGGCCCGATCACTGCCACTACCGCTTCCGGTAACAAAACCGGTACTGCTTGCGCCACCACCATCATTGGTCTGATCAACAAAGGCGACGCGTCCATTGCTGCCGCCAAGGCCAATGGCAACATCGGCACCATCGCTACCGCTGATTACCACACCAAAGGCTTCTACCCGTTCTTCGGCGAAACCTGCGTAAACGTAACCGGTAACTAA
- the queD gene encoding 6-carboxytetrahydropterin synthase QueD — protein MELFKEFMFEAAHRLPHVPEGHKCGRLHGHSFKVAVYIEGEVDPYTGWIRDFSEIKAIFKPLYEQLDHNYLNDIPGLENPTSEVLAKWIWQQLKPLLPELSRIRIHETCTSGCEYRGD, from the coding sequence GTGGAATTGTTCAAAGAGTTTATGTTCGAGGCCGCCCATCGCCTGCCTCACGTCCCCGAAGGCCACAAATGCGGGCGCCTGCACGGCCATTCCTTCAAGGTGGCGGTGTATATCGAAGGTGAAGTTGACCCTTATACCGGCTGGATTCGCGACTTCTCCGAGATCAAGGCAATCTTCAAGCCACTCTATGAGCAGCTTGACCACAACTACCTGAACGATATTCCTGGCCTGGAAAATCCCACCAGTGAAGTGCTGGCCAAGTGGATTTGGCAGCAACTCAAGCCGCTGCTGCCTGAACTGTCGCGTATCCGTATCCACGAAACCTGCACCAGCGGTTGCGAATATCGCGGTGACTGA
- a CDS encoding catalase family protein — MFKRFWLWLGRVLGKLLVLVLAIAIGGWAIGAAYYGWKFSGPVSTEEQIPADEAALTQGIIEDAIRVVEQHRDNTRVLRDAHAKAHGCMKAEVTVSADIDSNLQRGVLSEPGKTWQAWMRLSNGNAYPQFDRARDARGMAIKLLDVPGEKLTQSPQHASEQDFVMFNHPAFFVRDVAEYKSNFAAQADGKKILAFFPSWNPSTWELRHLIIALKTLSPAPETPVATTYNSIAPFKLGEHNIKYRVIPQPEACPEYQLPEQNQDLPNFLRNALYQQLSLDRVPACFALQVQRQNANYYMPIEDPSVEWSEAVSPFETVATIKVPAQDFDSREQNLFCDNLSFNPWHALPEHRPIGGINRLRKAVYEAVSIYRLERNQP; from the coding sequence ATGTTTAAACGATTCTGGCTCTGGCTCGGCCGTGTACTGGGCAAACTGCTGGTGCTTGTGCTGGCCATCGCTATCGGTGGCTGGGCCATCGGTGCGGCCTATTACGGCTGGAAGTTCTCCGGCCCGGTATCCACTGAAGAGCAGATCCCGGCCGATGAAGCCGCGCTGACCCAAGGCATCATCGAAGATGCCATTCGTGTGGTCGAACAGCACCGTGACAACACACGGGTACTGCGTGATGCTCACGCCAAGGCTCATGGCTGCATGAAGGCCGAAGTCACCGTCAGCGCTGATATCGATAGCAACCTGCAACGCGGCGTACTCAGTGAGCCGGGGAAAACCTGGCAAGCCTGGATGCGCCTGTCCAATGGTAATGCTTACCCACAATTTGACCGCGCACGCGATGCGCGCGGCATGGCGATCAAGCTGCTTGATGTGCCCGGTGAAAAACTTACGCAAAGCCCACAGCACGCCAGCGAGCAGGATTTCGTGATGTTCAATCACCCAGCCTTTTTCGTGCGTGATGTGGCCGAGTACAAAAGCAATTTCGCTGCCCAGGCCGACGGCAAAAAAATATTGGCGTTCTTCCCCAGCTGGAACCCCAGCACCTGGGAACTCCGCCATCTGATCATCGCACTGAAGACCCTGTCCCCTGCCCCGGAAACACCGGTGGCGACCACCTACAACTCTATTGCACCCTTCAAACTGGGTGAGCACAACATCAAATACCGGGTCATTCCTCAACCAGAAGCATGCCCCGAGTATCAGCTGCCTGAACAGAACCAGGATTTGCCGAATTTCCTGCGCAACGCGCTATATCAGCAGCTGTCGCTGGACCGCGTACCCGCCTGCTTTGCCCTGCAGGTTCAGCGGCAGAACGCCAACTACTACATGCCCATCGAAGACCCTAGCGTTGAGTGGAGCGAGGCCGTTTCACCGTTCGAAACCGTCGCCACCATCAAGGTACCGGCGCAGGACTTTGATAGCCGCGAGCAGAACCTGTTCTGCGACAACCTGTCTTTCAACCCCTGGCATGCGCTACCCGAACACCGTCCGATTGGCGGTATCAACCGTCTGAGAAAGGCGGTTTACGAGGCGGTCAGCATCTATCGGTTGGAGCGCAATCAGCCATAG
- a CDS encoding di-heme-cytochrome C peroxidase, which yields MRILRRALYGLLLLLVVGLLIALYFIANPNLPVYQQPDKLHYLDQWSAEERQTYYYTPQGTQVKGLRYEWFSALELPFSSSQFATPEYLARFGFLVDPQQQPTPLNPGNLPVGFARHADAETGEHYLDISCAACHTGELRYKGQAVRIDGGAALHSLASTVPTVRGGSFGQALGMSMAFTYYNPLKFRRFAKQVLGDEYASEKAQLRRDFKVVLDRLLGTAFNDWHRGLYPTEEGFGRTDAFGRIANSVFGDAIDPSNYRVANAPVSYPQVWDIWKFDWVQWNGSAMQPMARNVGEALGVGATLRLLNTDGHPVAEAERYSSSVRLRDLFTLEETLKKLQPPTWPEAVLGKVDLPLASRGRALFAENCAYCHAPDPKTPQDSFAPARDPEWRMRVVPTSIVGTDPTTADNIADHRFDISKLGWTKAELSKLDVRLFGAKLDDIDMRSISSAKALAYVTAYVENRAYQDAGITQPERGRMDGFDLPIGVQELRGYKARPLDGIWATPPFLHNGSVPTLFQLLSPVSERQTQFWVGNFEFNPKQVGYNSEKFTGGFRFDTQVTGNSNRGHEFRAGCREDGVIGRALQPEERWALIEYLKVLGNPALEQQLQPVAAKEWTPGPSCQN from the coding sequence ATGCGCATTCTCCGTCGGGCCCTGTATGGGCTTCTTTTGTTGCTGGTAGTCGGGCTGCTGATTGCCCTGTACTTCATCGCCAACCCCAACCTTCCGGTCTATCAACAGCCCGACAAACTGCATTACCTTGATCAATGGTCGGCAGAAGAGCGCCAGACCTATTACTACACCCCACAAGGTACTCAGGTGAAAGGCCTGCGCTATGAATGGTTCAGTGCCCTGGAACTGCCGTTCAGCAGCAGCCAATTTGCCACGCCGGAGTACCTGGCGCGGTTCGGTTTCCTGGTTGATCCGCAACAGCAACCCACACCACTGAACCCCGGCAACCTGCCAGTCGGTTTTGCCCGGCATGCCGATGCCGAAACGGGCGAGCACTACCTGGATATCAGCTGTGCAGCTTGCCACACCGGTGAGCTGCGCTACAAAGGCCAGGCCGTACGCATCGACGGCGGCGCCGCGCTGCATTCGCTGGCCTCCACCGTACCGACCGTACGCGGTGGCAGCTTTGGGCAGGCGCTCGGCATGAGCATGGCTTTCACCTATTACAATCCGCTGAAATTCCGCCGCTTCGCCAAGCAGGTACTGGGTGATGAATACGCCAGTGAGAAGGCGCAACTGCGCCGCGATTTCAAGGTGGTACTCGATCGCCTATTGGGCACGGCGTTCAATGACTGGCATCGCGGCCTCTACCCAACCGAGGAAGGCTTCGGCCGTACCGATGCATTCGGCCGGATTGCCAACAGCGTATTTGGTGATGCCATCGACCCGAGCAACTACCGAGTCGCCAATGCACCGGTGAGCTATCCGCAAGTCTGGGATATCTGGAAATTCGACTGGGTGCAGTGGAACGGTTCGGCCATGCAGCCTATGGCCCGCAACGTTGGCGAGGCCCTGGGTGTCGGCGCAACCCTGCGCTTACTGAATACCGATGGCCACCCGGTTGCCGAAGCCGAACGCTACTCATCCAGCGTACGCCTGCGTGACCTGTTCACCCTGGAAGAAACGCTGAAAAAGCTGCAGCCCCCTACCTGGCCGGAAGCCGTGCTCGGTAAGGTCGACCTGCCATTGGCCAGCCGCGGCCGCGCGCTGTTTGCCGAAAACTGCGCCTACTGCCATGCGCCTGACCCGAAAACGCCCCAGGACAGCTTCGCCCCCGCTCGCGATCCCGAATGGCGTATGCGCGTGGTACCGACTTCCATCGTCGGTACGGACCCAACTACGGCGGACAATATTGCCGACCATCGCTTCGATATCAGCAAACTGGGCTGGACCAAGGCCGAACTGAGCAAGCTGGATGTACGCCTGTTTGGCGCGAAGCTGGATGACATCGACATGCGCAGCATCTCCAGCGCAAAGGCCCTGGCCTACGTCACCGCCTACGTGGAGAACCGCGCGTATCAAGATGCCGGCATCACACAACCAGAACGGGGTCGCATGGACGGCTTTGACTTACCGATCGGGGTCCAGGAATTACGCGGCTATAAAGCCCGCCCCTTGGATGGAATATGGGCCACGCCGCCGTTCCTGCATAACGGTTCGGTGCCGACCCTGTTCCAACTTCTGTCGCCGGTCTCGGAGCGGCAAACCCAGTTCTGGGTGGGCAACTTCGAGTTCAACCCGAAACAGGTTGGCTACAACAGCGAAAAATTCACCGGCGGCTTCCGCTTCGATACCCAGGTCACCGGCAACAGCAATCGTGGTCACGAATTCCGTGCGGGATGCCGTGAAGACGGCGTGATCGGCCGCGCCCTGCAACCGGAAGAACGTTGGGCACTGATCGAGTACCTCAAGGTCTTGGGCAATCCGGCTCTGGAACAGCAGCTACAGCCTGTTGCCGCCAAAGAGTGGACCCCGGGGCCGTCTTGCCAGAACTGA
- a CDS encoding DUF3429 domain-containing protein, translated as MHPFDAPQPPKLALLLGYAGLVPFATGALGIWVVPEGWRPVVLAALLDYAAVILAFMGAIHWGLAMRAQEAGQSAQLQLGFSVVPPLLGWLAISGGMPTSLALPLCLIAFAGLYGADLRAVKLGLAPQWYPSLRRPLTIVVCLSLLLAWTSVLVR; from the coding sequence ATGCATCCTTTTGACGCGCCGCAGCCGCCTAAATTGGCGCTTTTGCTGGGCTATGCCGGGTTGGTGCCTTTTGCCACCGGAGCCCTGGGTATTTGGGTGGTGCCGGAGGGCTGGCGACCGGTGGTGCTGGCAGCGCTGCTGGATTATGCCGCGGTAATTCTGGCCTTTATGGGGGCTATCCACTGGGGGCTGGCCATGCGTGCGCAAGAGGCGGGGCAGTCGGCGCAATTGCAGTTGGGTTTTTCGGTCGTACCGCCATTACTGGGCTGGCTGGCGATCAGTGGTGGCATGCCCACCAGCCTGGCCTTGCCCCTGTGCCTCATCGCTTTTGCCGGCCTCTATGGCGCGGATTTGCGAGCGGTCAAGCTGGGTCTGGCACCGCAGTGGTACCCAAGCTTGCGGCGTCCGCTGACGATTGTGGTGTGTCTGAGCCTATTGTTGGCCTGGACCAGTGTGCTGGTGCGTTGA
- a CDS encoding AAA family ATPase: MKVLVLTGPESSGKSWLADAIQTTFGGVLVGEYVRHFIDQEQRDTCYADISRIAQGQLAWEDQARAAAPELLILDTHLLSNMLWSQTLFGDCPVWIEEALLARDYHLHLLLDPRSVPWVDDGQRCQPELTQRVAFFEQCADWLCQHQQPLQRIQGDWTVRRQQTLATVAQWLSSTHQHTGPGQQ; this comes from the coding sequence ATGAAGGTGCTGGTGCTGACCGGCCCGGAATCCAGCGGTAAAAGCTGGTTGGCCGATGCCATTCAAACAACCTTTGGTGGCGTGCTGGTGGGCGAGTATGTGCGGCACTTTATCGACCAAGAACAGCGCGACACCTGCTATGCCGATATCAGTCGCATCGCCCAGGGTCAGCTGGCCTGGGAAGACCAGGCCCGAGCAGCCGCACCTGAGTTGCTGATACTCGACACCCACCTGCTCAGCAACATGCTCTGGAGCCAGACGCTGTTTGGTGATTGTCCGGTCTGGATCGAAGAGGCGCTCTTGGCGCGCGACTACCACCTGCACCTGTTGCTTGACCCGCGCAGCGTACCCTGGGTCGACGATGGCCAGCGTTGTCAGCCAGAGCTGACTCAGCGTGTGGCGTTCTTTGAACAGTGCGCAGACTGGTTGTGTCAACACCAGCAGCCACTGCAGCGCATTCAGGGCGACTGGACTGTGCGGCGCCAGCAAACGCTTGCAACCGTTGCGCAGTGGCTGAGCTCAACGCACCAGCACACTGGTCCAGGCCAACAATAG
- the pnuC gene encoding nicotinamide riboside transporter PnuC yields MSPLETLASALGVWAVWLTVRQNRWCWPLGLLMVLMYAWIFYDGRLYSNMLLQGVYAVLQGYGWWQWTRGGSNHSGVQVNRLSVQGLSFSLAAGGLGALLLAYLMATFTDAAAPWLDAALSAFSLVAQVWMAQKRLECWPLWVLLDLLFVGLFVQQGLYPTAALYGVFTLLAIHGWLTWGRDRALVSA; encoded by the coding sequence ATGTCGCCCCTTGAAACTCTCGCCTCGGCACTTGGTGTATGGGCCGTCTGGCTCACCGTGAGACAGAATCGCTGGTGCTGGCCGCTCGGTCTGCTGATGGTGTTGATGTATGCCTGGATTTTCTATGACGGCAGGCTTTATTCAAACATGCTTCTGCAAGGCGTTTATGCCGTGCTGCAAGGCTACGGCTGGTGGCAGTGGACGCGAGGCGGTAGCAACCACAGCGGCGTGCAGGTCAATCGACTGAGCGTGCAAGGCTTGTCTTTTAGCTTGGCTGCCGGTGGTCTTGGTGCTCTCTTGCTGGCTTATCTGATGGCTACCTTCACCGATGCAGCAGCCCCCTGGCTGGATGCAGCATTGAGCGCCTTCAGCTTGGTCGCTCAGGTGTGGATGGCACAAAAACGCTTGGAATGCTGGCCACTGTGGGTACTGCTGGATTTGCTGTTTGTCGGCCTATTTGTACAACAGGGCTTGTATCCAACAGCTGCGCTGTATGGTGTATTTACCCTGTTGGCGATTCACGGTTGGCTGACCTGGGGACGAGATCGCGCGCTGGTCAGCGCATGA
- a CDS encoding ABC transporter substrate-binding protein: MLKSALHWISAVCLLTLSIFTTLVQAAPTVGNTPASVVFLNPGYSDEPFWVGYTQFMQAAADDLGMHLQVIYGERDHRLLLQRARELLEEGTLPDYLLFVNEMYTAPELLRLYANSPVRLFSLHSTLTAEQHQIVGRSRERYRNWIGSLIPNDEQAGYWMAEALIARLDGKPGNLLAFAGVRNTPSSSLREEGLRRALVEHPEVTLQSLVYGEWRRNRAYEQAKLLLPRHPEVQLIWSANDEMAFGVMQAAQEMGRVPNKDIFLSALNNSDEVLQARIDNKVSVLVGGHFTLGGWAMVMLHDYHAGTDFATRGGKDRVETLFTVLDADQAKRLQKRLSSQGYGLDFRQFSAVYNPNIRNYGFSVLPLLQ; the protein is encoded by the coding sequence GTGTTGAAGTCGGCTTTGCACTGGATCAGCGCTGTCTGTTTGCTGACGCTGAGCATATTTACCACGCTTGTTCAGGCAGCACCCACAGTCGGGAATACCCCTGCCTCCGTCGTGTTCCTTAATCCAGGTTATTCCGATGAGCCTTTTTGGGTGGGTTATACCCAGTTCATGCAGGCAGCAGCTGATGACTTGGGGATGCACCTTCAGGTCATTTATGGTGAGCGTGACCATCGCTTGTTACTGCAGCGAGCACGTGAGCTGTTAGAGGAGGGCACCCTTCCGGATTATCTGCTGTTCGTCAACGAGATGTACACCGCGCCTGAATTATTACGCCTGTATGCCAATAGCCCTGTCAGGCTGTTCTCTCTGCACAGTACCCTGACAGCCGAGCAACATCAGATTGTTGGTCGTTCACGTGAGCGGTACCGCAACTGGATTGGCAGCCTGATTCCCAATGATGAACAAGCAGGCTATTGGATGGCAGAGGCACTTATTGCGCGTCTGGACGGTAAGCCCGGTAATCTGCTGGCATTTGCGGGAGTGCGTAATACGCCGTCATCCTCGCTGCGTGAGGAGGGTTTGCGTCGTGCTTTGGTCGAGCATCCCGAGGTTACGTTACAAAGCCTGGTTTATGGCGAGTGGAGGCGTAATCGAGCATATGAGCAGGCTAAACTACTGCTACCCCGCCATCCTGAGGTCCAGTTGATCTGGTCGGCCAATGATGAAATGGCTTTCGGGGTCATGCAGGCCGCTCAGGAAATGGGCAGAGTCCCGAACAAAGATATCTTTCTCTCTGCATTGAATAACTCCGATGAGGTTTTGCAGGCGCGCATTGACAACAAGGTATCGGTGTTGGTTGGGGGGCATTTCACGCTGGGAGGCTGGGCGATGGTGATGTTGCACGATTACCATGCCGGTACGGATTTTGCCACGCGTGGCGGCAAGGACAGGGTTGAAACGCTGTTTACCGTTCTGGATGCCGACCAGGCAAAACGCTTACAGAAACGCCTCAGTAGCCAAGGCTATGGGCTGGACTTTCGTCAGTTCAGTGCGGTGTATAACCCCAATATCCGTAATTATGGATTTTCAGTCTTGCCGTTGCTGCAGTGA
- a CDS encoding DUF2970 domain-containing protein has product MDDEKNKPLTLWEMLQSVLSAALGVQSGRNRARDFSRGKPSHFIILGVLFTAVFVLMIFGVVKLVLHLAGV; this is encoded by the coding sequence ATGGACGACGAGAAAAACAAGCCGCTGACGCTCTGGGAGATGCTACAGAGCGTGTTAAGTGCTGCATTGGGTGTACAAAGCGGAAGGAATCGTGCGCGTGACTTCTCACGGGGTAAGCCCAGTCATTTCATCATTCTGGGCGTGCTGTTTACTGCAGTGTTTGTGCTGATGATCTTTGGCGTGGTCAAGCTGGTATTACATCTGGCGGGTGTCTGA
- a CDS encoding DUF1272 domain-containing protein, translating into MLEIRAKCECCNRVLPADSQDAFICSYECTFCRDCVDSTLHGRCPNCSGELLQRPRRVNTKDR; encoded by the coding sequence ATGCTGGAGATACGAGCCAAGTGCGAATGCTGTAACCGAGTCCTTCCGGCCGACAGCCAGGACGCATTTATCTGCTCATACGAGTGCACATTTTGCCGCGACTGCGTCGACAGCACATTGCATGGGCGTTGCCCGAACTGCAGCGGAGAGCTGCTGCAGCGGCCACGACGTGTAAACACTAAAGACCGTTAG
- a CDS encoding GlxA family transcriptional regulator: MDVPRTIACLLYPHVMSLDLTGPLQVFASANDERQRQGLPAAYRLLVLGQQAGAMTTSAGFQLVAEQAWSAIDPAHIDTLLIPGGQGDKAQCQNIELLTWLRSVAPQIRRVGSVCSGALILAAAGLLDGRRATTHWADLDCLRLEYPQVEISADCLHTYDAQDPDGNGHIFTSAGVTAGIDLALALVEADLGRPLALAVAKRLVLFLRRPGGQAQFSALLTPEPSRVPRLANLLEWIPLHLHEDLSLAALAAQANMTPRTLSRTFNQELGMGPGRYVEIVRLEAARSLLQNAQASISTVARLSGFNHPENLRRTFQKHLGISPHEYAERFA, translated from the coding sequence ATGGATGTCCCACGAACCATTGCCTGCCTGCTTTATCCGCATGTCATGAGCCTGGATCTGACCGGCCCATTGCAGGTGTTTGCCTCCGCCAATGACGAACGCCAACGCCAAGGCTTGCCCGCTGCTTATCGCCTGCTGGTGCTCGGTCAGCAAGCTGGGGCGATGACTACTTCAGCCGGCTTCCAACTTGTTGCCGAACAGGCCTGGAGTGCCATAGACCCGGCACATATCGACACACTGTTGATTCCAGGTGGTCAGGGCGACAAGGCGCAATGTCAGAACATTGAGTTGCTGACCTGGCTACGTAGCGTCGCACCGCAAATCAGACGCGTGGGTTCGGTGTGTTCGGGTGCGCTGATTCTCGCCGCCGCCGGTCTGCTTGATGGCCGCCGCGCCACCACCCACTGGGCCGATCTCGACTGTTTGCGCCTGGAATACCCGCAGGTGGAAATCAGCGCTGATTGCTTGCACACCTATGATGCGCAAGACCCAGACGGCAATGGCCATATCTTCACCTCGGCCGGAGTAACTGCCGGGATCGACCTGGCACTGGCCCTGGTTGAGGCCGACCTCGGTCGCCCGCTTGCCTTGGCCGTGGCCAAACGTCTGGTGCTGTTCCTACGCCGCCCCGGCGGGCAAGCGCAGTTCAGTGCGCTGCTGACCCCGGAACCAAGCCGAGTACCGCGCCTGGCCAACCTTCTGGAGTGGATACCGTTGCACCTGCATGAGGATCTGTCGCTGGCAGCGCTGGCCGCGCAGGCCAATATGACGCCGCGCACCTTATCGAGAACCTTTAATCAGGAGTTGGGTATGGGACCAGGTCGCTATGTGGAAATCGTACGCCTGGAAGCCGCGCGCAGCCTGCTGCAGAACGCACAAGCCTCAATCAGCACGGTGGCGCGGTTGAGCGGCTTTAACCACCCGGAAAACCTGCGCCGTACCTTTCAAAAGCACCTTGGCATCAGCCCGCATGAGTATGCCGAACGTTTCGCCTGA
- a CDS encoding patatin-like phospholipase family protein, translating into MNAILIKSPALTIKAGKRALARIRENGLQPADVGILPGAAGGPKALGIQGLDLALFGNWLQRAPRERSLIGASIGSWRFASACLPDAAAGLRRLGELYTSQRFAKGVSMAQVSSSCSLMLDQLLGNDDANILSNPHYRLNIVVVKSHGLLQHDHRGVLGLGLSSVIGSNLLGRPRLAKHFERVILHDARRAPPLGTLSDFPSRYLQLDSGNLRHALLASGSIPMIMQGVRDIPGAGPGTYRDGGLLDYHLDLPYSGGDIVLYPHFTDKVIPGWFDKGMPWRRGDGGRLQDVLLLAPSRDYLARLPHGKLPDRKDFSRYLGDDAGRERYWRTAMSESQRLGDEFLELVDSGRLGERLQAL; encoded by the coding sequence ATGAATGCGATATTGATCAAATCCCCTGCGTTGACAATCAAGGCCGGCAAACGTGCCCTCGCGCGGATTCGCGAGAACGGCCTGCAACCCGCGGATGTCGGTATTTTGCCGGGCGCTGCTGGCGGCCCCAAGGCTTTAGGAATTCAAGGGCTGGATCTGGCGCTGTTTGGCAACTGGCTGCAGCGCGCACCGCGCGAGCGTTCGCTGATCGGTGCGTCCATCGGTTCCTGGCGTTTCGCCAGTGCCTGCTTGCCGGATGCTGCTGCGGGCCTGCGTCGCCTCGGCGAGCTGTATACCTCGCAGCGCTTTGCCAAAGGCGTGAGCATGGCGCAGGTGTCGAGTAGCTGCAGCCTGATGCTTGATCAACTGCTCGGCAACGACGACGCCAACATCCTCAGCAACCCGCATTACCGTTTGAATATCGTCGTGGTGAAAAGTCATGGCCTGCTCCAGCACGACCATCGCGGCGTACTCGGCCTCGGCCTGTCTTCGGTGATTGGCAGCAACCTGCTAGGCCGACCGCGGCTGGCCAAGCACTTCGAACGGGTGATTCTGCACGATGCCCGCCGGGCTCCGCCCTTAGGGACGCTCAGCGACTTCCCCTCGCGTTATCTGCAACTCGACAGCGGTAATCTGCGTCATGCATTGCTGGCCTCCGGTTCCATCCCGATGATCATGCAAGGGGTCCGCGATATCCCCGGTGCCGGCCCTGGTACCTACCGCGATGGCGGCCTGCTCGACTATCACCTCGATCTGCCCTACAGCGGCGGCGATATCGTGCTCTACCCGCACTTCACCGATAAGGTCATACCCGGCTGGTTCGACAAGGGCATGCCCTGGCGCCGAGGTGATGGCGGACGCCTGCAGGATGTTCTGCTGCTGGCCCCCTCACGTGACTACCTGGCACGCTTGCCCCATGGCAAACTCCCCGACCGTAAGGACTTCAGTCGTTACCTGGGCGATGATGCCGGCCGCGAGCGCTATTGGCGCACGGCCATGAGCGAAAGCCAGCGGCTTGGCGACGAGTTTCTCGAACTGGTCGACAGCGGCCGTCTAGGCGAGCGCCTGCAAGCACTTTGA
- a CDS encoding PepSY domain-containing protein, which translates to MKTLTAVCAAAALTLTAGLVQARDLGPDEALKLRDAGTIQSFEKLNAAALALHPGSTTEDTELEEEYGRYIYQVEVRDAQGVQWDIELDATNAQVLKNQRDD; encoded by the coding sequence ATGAAAACACTGACTGCTGTATGTGCCGCTGCTGCTCTGACTTTGACTGCCGGCCTCGTTCAAGCCCGTGACCTGGGCCCGGATGAAGCACTCAAACTGCGTGACGCCGGTACCATTCAATCCTTCGAAAAACTCAATGCCGCCGCTCTGGCGCTGCATCCAGGCAGCACTACTGAAGACACCGAGCTGGAAGAAGAGTACGGCCGCTACATCTATCAGGTTGAAGTTCGCGACGCCCAGGGCGTGCAGTGGGACATCGAGCTGGATGCCACTAACGCACAAGTTCTGAAGAACCAACGAGACGATTGA
- a CDS encoding PepSY domain-containing protein translates to MNTTAWAARALLASLLLTLTFGSSARDLDQDEALRLRREGLILPLEQLMQAALQRHPGAVLLEVELEEEDGVLVYEVELVTAQGIVRELELHASTGEVLKDEVED, encoded by the coding sequence ATGAACACCACTGCCTGGGCTGCACGCGCACTTCTGGCCAGCCTGCTGCTGACGTTGACGTTCGGCAGCAGTGCGCGCGACCTGGATCAGGATGAAGCATTACGCCTGCGCCGTGAGGGGCTGATTCTGCCCCTTGAGCAGCTAATGCAAGCAGCTTTGCAGCGTCATCCCGGTGCGGTTTTGCTGGAAGTCGAGCTGGAGGAGGAAGACGGTGTACTGGTTTACGAAGTCGAACTGGTGACGGCGCAGGGCATCGTGCGTGAGCTGGAGTTGCACGCCAGCACTGGTGAAGTACTTAAGGACGAGGTGGAGGACTGA